The genomic DNA TGTGATGGAGGGAATATATCACCTCTTACAACCATGTGGAGAACAGTCACTGCATGACTTGATCAAATGACCAGAGCTTGTCTCAACAGGAGCCAGAAACAACAGAGGGCTCATAATGGTAACATGAGCTATTGTTTATCTCTCAGCATTACAAATGCTAAcaggatgtttttttcccctcagatgACTGAAGGTTTACTGAAAGAGCATTGGTTCATGATCTTGACATCTGAGGTTGTAAGATCCGGCCAAGCCTGCATCCACATGCATTGGAAAGACGTGCTTTGTGATGATCGATATTGTCTATCCTCAATTGATTTGTTATTAAGCCTTTGAGATGTGTTGGTTTACTCTCCTACTCAGACTTTTGCTGCCAGGCGGTAGATGCTTGCTTCATGATCTCTTTGTTTTCATTCTGTGTCTGTAGGTTGGCCATTCTTTTCAAGTGAACAGAGAGTAGAAAACTCACTCAGACATCCACTCCTGACTCATGCTGTATATTGCtctgtatataatgtatatatgtgtacataTTGAACAACGGCAAGTCTGCACAACAACTCTAAACGGCTGTTTAGGATGGTTTACAGTTCAACAGAACACAGGCCACAGTGTTCTTGCTGCTTCAAATTCCAATACATAGACAATAGCAGAGTGTAACATATGTTTCATGTATCCTATGAAGGCTTAAGCAAACAAGCCAGCGAGAAATGCCCTCAATCAAGGCTGGGGTCAAGGTTTATTTCCCCGCCGGAATTTATTTCTGCCATCgaaatatttattttcctttggAAATCATGGACCTAATTATGGAGCCATCACAGTACGGAGCGAATCCTTCTAAGTCGGCCGAAAACATgtgggcaaacacacactgggaaTGTCTGGGAATGGACTGGGCGCAAATTGTTGAGAAAATCCTGCGGGTTCCtaaacacccaccacacacgccTTGGTATTTCTGCGCAATAAATGTGTGTCTTCAATTACGGCAGCCCTGGTCAATATGTGTCAATGGTTGGTGctgggtgactgtgtgtgttgtatttcagGTTGGCTGCTTTCATTCTCTAAATGTATTAGGGACACCTGGCCAACAGGTGCAATGTAATACAAATGACTATACTATTATTCACTGTGTGTAGACCTTAACCTAAGGAACAGACTTAGCAACAGCTATGTAACTATTATTCTAAGAGCAAGCTGTTGCCCTCGCTGTGCACTGGACAAAGACATTCTTCTTCAAGCCCATTTACAATACCATCTATAGCATCTTGTTCTTGATGTTAAGGATCCATTACATCAATATGAAAGCCCACACCCAACTCCTTCAAAACTTGTATTCACATAAATATACAAAGCCGACGCAAATGGCTTAAAGGTAAATTGGGTGACCCAGCCATTACAGATGTTCCATGGATGAGTAGGCGGGCCTGTGAAAAAAGCGAGTCTCGAATGTAAATATTTGTAGAGCGCCTCTGATTCACAGCTTCCTCGTCGACTCACATGCATGGAAAACAGACGTCTGGAACTCTGGGGCTTTTCATTTATCTCCGGCCAGATTGGGGACCCCACAGGACCTCACAAGTCATTTCAGATGAGGATGCACTAAGCAAGACTCTTGAAATTCTGTTGGCAAAATCTGTCATGTTCCATCTTGTTTGTGTCACGCActgacacaggcacaggcacatacacacacacgcgcgcacacgcacacacacacacacacacacacacacagacacacacacacacacacacacacacacacacacacaaacacagacataaatcAAATGTTCACACAGCGCCCTCCTTAGAAAAGTAAGAGAAGGTGCAGCTGAACAGTTGGAATACACCTACAGTTGAACAGATGGTTTTCTGAGGACCTAACAAATGTTGCAGAGTCAAAAAAAATGATGCCAAATAAATTAATCCTTTTATTAGAGTCGGCTACACAGTCTCAGCAGAAACACTTGAGAGAGCACAGACAATGAACAGTCTTTGAATATCAATGATGATTTATCATTTTAATATTTGTATATGCACACTTTCCCAGGCAGTGCATAATGtaatctttttcttcttttccacTGATAAATGCCATATATTTGAACGTAGGgttgaaccacacacacagtaaagcaGCACATCGGAGGACCGGGTTTTGACACATGAACGGGGCAGAATAAGCACTCAGTCACGGGCTTCATTCACTATTAACACATCCCAACAGCTTGCAAGGGGTACATTGTAGGGACAGTATggcattttaatttcaaaggagAACAACTTCAAGCTGAGAGGCATCCACTCATCTCCATTAGTTATTCTCGGGCAATTTCTCTGGTGTTAAAAGCATCGTGACTACAGATTTGTCTCTTAAACCTTAAAAGGAAAGGGACAAAATCCAATCACAGATTCCTTCCAGACAGCGTAAAGGGGCCTGATTCAGGAGAGTCAGCACTGAACAGGGGTGCTGGAACATGACAGGTTTAGTAGATGTTTGAgatttggggtgggggtgggggggcatatGTGTACAGATTACACCTGCAGAAAGTCTCTTGAGCAGCTAATACCACAGACGTCAACCTTGCATGGCCTCTGACGACTGATATGAGCCCCGCTCCGCTGTCTGTGTTTGGTGCCAGTGCACAGCTGGAGGTGGTGCACTAAGGACCAAAGGGACGGAGACTGGCGAGTACAGCCTCTCGGCGTGCAGTACTGCAGCCTCACCACCACACAGTCAAGAGCTTCATACTGACAACTGATAAGTGTTGCCTATACGCTGCAACACACTGCCTGGATCCTCTCCCACCCGACTGAATGTCAGAAAGCCCATACCTCACAATAGACCAGCTGCAATGGGCAGCTTTCACTGCAAACATCTGCTCATGTCCCTTCCAAAATAGGAATTAGGATTTTTAGATAGTGGAGTTCAAGAAACAAGCTTATATCTGTGTTTCAGCTGTACATTAGATCATGTCAGAGGCTCTTTGTACAAAGAAAGCTTAATGTTggttatttgatatattaaaatCCATTCCACATAGGCTTGTCGATCTTAATACCACAATACTAAGATATCTTTTTTTGTGCACCAATTcttactttttacagtaagtaTTATTACTTATGAATAGACCTGTCAAGAAAGGGTCTCTTTATTACATGCTAGTAAGCTTATATCAACCCAATCAGGTGAAAAGACACTGCTCTCTGGAGCAAGTCTGGAAATGGTTGGCATAACATGGTTGGCATGGTAACATAGTAACTGAGTGAACAGCTGCTCCCCTTGCTTTGCATAGGCAGACATCACCCATCTAGAGTCAGATTGTGGACCCAGCAATATGAACAAAATggcagacacaacagacacccTGGTGCCATGATTGTCATGTACTTTTAAAATGGCATTAGTAATCCACAATGGGATTTCCTGCTCTGGTCCCTCAAAGCGTTCTCAAGACATTCCACTGTCAAATACACTGTCTCTGAATCGTTCAGTGTTGTCTCGCATTTGTGCTTGCGTATCTCAGGATCAAGGACTTCTCGCATGTCCTAGCAGTCAACTTCAGTCTCAGGATATCAGTTGAAGTCCGTGCAGCTCTCATCAACTCAACAGCAGCTATCTCGACCTCCcgccctccacccacccctctaatTCTACTGGCTTCAATATGAAGACGCAGCGTTAACTGGACCGTCTCTCCAGAGACACTTCCTTCATGAATTAAGACACCCCATTTTTATAATACGCATGGGGCTTATACTCTGTAAGAATGAATGAGCATGAGATGTTGTTCAGCCACCTGTTCCCTTACCAAAGACAGATCAGGTGGGATTAAGATAGATGATATCAATGTTACCATGACACCATGCATGTATCTTGCACCCTGTCAGTGGTCGATGATCATGTTTTGTAACTTGAGGGAAGacattactattactattattagtGGTCGCTGTAGCATTACTAAGCTTTAACAGTACTGAGCAACTAGCCATGGGCCACAAAACAGTTGGTTCAGGGAGAGACATATTTGTCATAGCTTAAAAAGTGGTCCCCCTTACACCTTGTTCACCAGTAGCTTACAAAGGGGTACAATCATCCCACCAAGTGCTCCACCAGCatatacgcacaaacacagagagtgaCTTTGGGTCCTCTAATAGAACGTTATGTGTACGTTATGTCCAGTTGATTTGACACCACAAGGACCAAAAGATGTTAATTTTTCTTTAACGTGAAGGTGACTGACACATCCAACCCGCCATATTTGTCCTTGAAGTGGATCAGTCCTTGTTAGTCTCTCACTTCAAGCGGAAACGCTTCTACATTTCCGCACTCTCTTGCTCAAGAGCGGGGGGGCGTCCTTTCCAAGCTTCGCTCGAGAAACACTCACCCTTGTCTCTCACGCTAAAACAGCCCTCCGCCTTCAACAGGTGCAGACCAAGAGCAAACCAGCCATTTTCAAATGAAACAGCCTTCGTCAGGACATCATCAGCGACGCTCCGCCAGACCTTGTTGGCTACTTGTTCAGAGGCCTGCTGCCTTTGGAGGCCTGTGTTGTGTCATTGGTCGAGGGGGTCTGGCTGGCGGTGATGGCTCTGGCCGCGGTCGAGTCCTTTTTGGAAGTATCCGGCTCCCACAGGAAGAACTCGTGCAACAAGGTGTTGACGGTCTCTGGACACTCCATCATCACCATGTGGCTGCCTTCCTCGATGACTTTCAGGAAGGCGAACAGCAGGATCTGAAAGGAGGAAGTGAGGTTGTCAGAAGCTTTCCACTAGACAGTGACTCATATCAACAGGCTGTACTGTATAAACAACTGACCCTAACCCAGTCAGTCAGTTCACATTACTATAGTTGAGCCCTAATTAAAACAACTACAAATATTTGTTGCTGTGTCATAACAACTTTTTTATCAATATGCTACAACGAGAACCATGAAACTATAACATGCAAAGACCGTCTCGATCTGAGTGCACCTAAGTGGTCTGGTCTCTCACCTCTGCCATACGCTGGTCCTCGTCCATGGGCACAAACTTGTCGTACATGCCGTGCACGAGCAAGATGGGCACGGTGAGCTCGGCATGGTACACCTCGTCCCCCTCGGGCCAGTACTGCCCGCTCATCATGGCGCGCAGCACAAACGGGGACACGTTGAAGGCATTGCCCTCCTTCAGGAGCTGCTTCTCTTTGGCACCCTGACGGGCGAAGCCAGCCCTGgtgagatgaagggagaggggaggagttaACCCAAATGTGATaacgttttttttctccattgctTAGATGCACTTCATGAAAGCATTTTCCTAAACATTTAACACAGTTCTCATGGCAAAACTCCAAGCTCGATTGGATTACCAGTGTTGAACAAATGGAAAGCAGTTAGTCACAGCTAATCGATATTGCTTGCAAAATTATGAGCTTCTAATGTCACTGTGTGAAACTTTGAGTGCACAATTCTTCAATCAGCAATCACTGTTATCCATAAGAGATATAATCTGTTCTGTGTCGCTATATTCAAGCATAAGGTACTGTACATTTAGAGCCATGactgttttgccatttttggtGAAGAAGACGGTAAAGTTGGCAAGTCCAGTGTTTACTGTAGGTCTATTTCAATGAAAAGTTGTAATTCAATGTATGATATTTGTCTTGTCTATAGGTGCTTACTGTAGATTTTACATCAATGACAGTTATGTCTTGAGAGGAATGAAAAAGCTGAGTAATAATTCTGAGTAATCTGAAAAATTAGAGAGAAATAGCACAAACTGCCTGATACTGAAAactgttttgcattttgttgtctagTGTGTAATGGTTGAAAGCACACACAGTGATCTGACTATACGTGTTGTTTGAAGGCAAAATTCGCTTTTGGTTTTAAATGGGTTATGTGTTACAGTCTTTTGCCagcaaaatgtgtcattttggcCAGAGTGCTTCTGTTTAGATCTGtattaattgttttgagaatgtgatgtcagagttgacacaagcgagaaaaactgtaatcattGGACTTTGCCTGGTTGATGAACCGTTGCCCAGTACACATGGGCCAGAGAAAGCAATACATTGGCTTTGAATTGCAATTTTTTAATAAGTCTGTCATACCTTTATACAGCGATATAAATTCATCAACTTAAACAATGATTTGTATATCAAGTCCCCACATTGTGTCCATTTACAATAATcagttttgtgtgtattttatcaaAAGGTGTCTTAATCGCTCCACCATATGATGCATTCATCTGAAATCAACATGAGATTTTTGTACTGGAGTTGCACACATCGGTTAACATAAATGTTGTCAACTGTAATCAATCAATAGTACCAAGTTCAGATATTTTGATATGTGATAATGAAGTAAGCACTAAGTAGCTCCTTCAGTTTAAAATAACAGCTAAAATTGTATAACTGACTACAGTGACCGTTTTACGAACTGGATACATCCATAGTGCTAAATGGGTACAGAGCTCGTtgaaaactgataaaaaaaaaaggaaattccCACAAAATTGAATTCAGGATGATATATTGTATTACGTAACATAACATTCATAATTAGATATCTTTCCCAACATAGAATGCTTCATAACTTAATACTGTTTCCCCTGACATTGCCCTGATGGCGTTCCCCTGCAGTGTTTGCATGCCATgccgtgctgtgccgtgctgtgccaTGCCATGCCGTGCGTCTTACTTGAGGAAGCTCCAGGCGAGGCAGGGTGAGAGGCAGTGCAGCACGCAGGAGGGCAGCTGGAAGATGGAGCACAGGCTGGGCTCTAGCGCCGTGGGGCCGCCGCCGTTTATCATCACCACCTTGTGCACCTGCTCAGGGTACTCGTGTGCCAGGAACGTGCAGAAGGACAcgctgagatggagagagggagagagagagggagagagttcatTGTCGTTCACGGTACCTTTTTCCGTTCCTTTCACAGTACATGAACAGCCAATAAAGTGActttggtgagagagagaaaaagagagagagagagagagagagagaaggagagagagactgagaggaggaggaatttgGAGCTAATAAATGAGGATTTACTGTACACACTGCCACAGATCACTTGGCAccattttcagcacatttcacaCCTATGCATCTCCCTACTCCTCTGCTTTCCCTGACTGCATGTGTTAAAGTGTCAGATTAATTCACTGTCTTGAACAACAGATCGGGCCATTAACCTCAAAAACCTAGTAGCATTCTATGCAATGTCATTAAAAAGAAGATTGTAAAACTAAAATCGAAATCGAACAGACAAAGATATTGCAGGCTCTCTCATATTGATGCATGTGGGCTCTCTAAATCCTAAGATGAGAGCACAGGATTGCTTCAGTGAGCCAGTAAAAACTGTTGTGTCAGCAGCAGCCATTATTCAGCTACAGGGACTGACAAACTGAGACAGCAAATATGCTTGCAGAGTAGATCTACGGCCATACACTACCAACTGACCAACATGAGAGTTAGGAGACACAgatgtaatatttgtaattacacagtaaaaagattAGAGGGACAGGGGTAAAACACTATCCTCTCCTACAGCTAGCTAATAATGGTCTCCTGTTACATGCAGGTTGAAAATGCTTGATTTTGTGTCCTTTACAGCAATTCCcagtgtattagccgcattgtgtattagctgcaggacagtattttacgcaagttaaaagcaacaaaaccatattaataccatattaactgcccccgtttATTAACCTCAAAGCTGAAGGAATGTACCAAAATCAATGTTTAAGAcgtggctaatagttgagaAAATACGGTACTCATCACTGTCAGTTAAATAGGTGAATACCCCATTTGCATATTGTCAGTTCATCACTCCATGCCCTCCATGCCCACTCACCCGTAGGAGTGCCCGATGAGGATGTTGCGCTTGCGTGCGTAGCGCTTGAAGATGGCGCGCAGGTCCTCGGCCAGCACGGAGAAGGTGTACGCGGCGGCGATCTGGGGCGCGGTGCTGGCGCCGTGGCCGGCCAGGTCGGGGGCGATGACCTCGTAGCCGAGGCGCGAGAAGAAGTCCAGCTGGCTGCCCCAGATGTCCAGCGAGCCGCCCACGCCGTGCACGAAGAACAGCGCCACGTCGGCGTCCGTGCCCTTGCAGCTGGAGATCTTGCGCTGCGCGTCGATCATCACCGTGCGCTTGGGCTTCCTCCGCTTGCGGCGCGGCGGGGGCGCCGGCTTCGGCGGCCCGCCGGCGCTCGAGCCGTTGGCGGCGGACGCGGGAGGGGGCAGCGGCGTGGGCTTGGGTTCgggggtggtggcggcggtggcgctGTTGTAGTCGGCGAGCTCCACCTCCAGGGTGGTGCAGGGTTCCACGTCTCCGTTCTGGCACTGCAGGATCTCCGAGTGCAGCACGTCGCCCAGGTTCTCGATCACCAGCTGACCGTTGCGGTAGACGGTGATCTTGCGCTTGCAGTGGACCGTgctgcccccctcctccacgcccacctccttcccctccccctcctcccccgtcCCTCCTCCTGACCCCTTCCCCTGGTCCTGGCCCAGCTCGCTCTTCTGCTCCTGCTCCGGCTCTTGGTCCCGGTTCGGCTCCCGGTCCTGGATGGGCTCTGGGTCCGGTTTGGGCGGGCGCTCGGGGATGATGTGGCGAATGCGCAGCACGCGCCCGGGCTTGACCTCCACGAACTCAAAGCCGTCCGTGCAGCCCGAGGACTCCACCGGCAGCACCACCCCGCTGCCCGTCTTGCCCGTCAGGCAGCACAAGATCCCGTCCGTGATGCTGGTCAGCATGGTGCCTCACGTCCtgcagagacacagaaagaccaCCTTAacccacgctctctctctctctctctctctctcactcactctctctctctctctctttctcctcccacacaccacacagataaacatgccaacaaatgttgtttactagtactctctctctctctctctctctgtctctctaacaTTCCATAACATTCCCTTTTTGTTTACAGAGGGAAGTGCTTCTTAAAACATTTTCAAGAAGTGGTACTGAGACAGATGCACAATTCCGTGCCATTCCTGTGTTTCAATCTATAACACAGAAACGCATTTTCGCCAGAGAGTAGGAGGAGAAATCAAGAATATTTTCCAGGAACCAGACACAGCAGCATATAACAGTTTCAAGAGTTTTGCCAAACCTCTCAATGGAATAGTACTCACTCGAGGCTCAAAGATCCAAATTCAGCTCCCACATTCACCCAAACaacactcatacagtacatctgagtCACTGAGCCTTAAACCGCAAGACAATGACCAGTGCTCGTGGCGCTGACTGGCGGTGTTGTCAAAAGGGCAGTGATTCACATTCTGACAGAGAGACATACTATAATTAGACAAGGCTCTTCTAACATGGCCTCCTTGGTATTAATAGCAATAGGTTAGCATTAGCACGTGACTGGCTCCATGCCTTCCATCCCACTGAATGCAATTATCACTCTTAAACTGGTTTTCAATGGTGGCTAGCCTGCACCAGAAAGGGGTGTCCAATGTCCACCCATCCAAAGCATCTAAATATAGACAAGAGGAAGACCAATCAGCTCCCTCCTAACTCAGCACTGAAGGAATTCAAGAGCAGATCCAAGAGGGCCTCGAATTTGATAAAAGAACACTAGAATGGGTCTAGACATTTTGAATGTCAGCCACAAGCTCTGTAAATTACAGATTAAAACTGCCACTTGCCTAATTTAGTAAGGCTTTGGACATCAGCAAAAGAAGAAATAATTGCCCTCTATTTGTAGTGTTATtagttacagtatataataaCTTACATCTGACTTGCATATCAAACAATAAGCCTGGTCTTACCTAACAGGAGATTCAGAGCTTTCTGGTCTAACAAAGAGGGCTGAATACAGTGCCTATTAGAAACATGTGAATATGTGGATACGTACTGACACTCTGGCATACAGACCAATTGCAATAACAGTATTTTCACAAACCCCTTCTACGCTTATAAACACAGCGAATGATTACATTGAGGATAAATTGGTATGCTGTTTCAGTTTTCTCTATGAAACTTGGCATCTCTTCCAAGAAGAATACAGCAACATCTGGATTATTTCATCCCTCGTCGCCGGTTTCATAATTCAGCTTAATCAAGCCTTGTCAGAAGTTATTCACATCAAACGTTGCATGCTGAGATGCAGAGACGCGGCCTCTCTCCGCCACGGCTCTCACAAAGCAGCCACGCCATCAGGACCTCCTCAATTCCCAGTGCACATCCACCATTACACACACTTCATCCTAATGGCTACCAGGCGGGCATCCTGCTGACCGCAGCAGCCTCTGTCTGCCACCACAGTACAGCagctcacagactcacagacaggcTGTTAGGAGGACAAAAAGCTGCGGGCAAAGATATTGTGGCGGTGGGGAGATATCAACAACACTCCCCGGACCCCGGGGCAGAGCACGGTAACAGCTGACACGTCTCGCCCGCATCATCAGCACATCctgtacagtgcagtgcagtgcggtAGAGCGGGGAGTGGTGGTACAGTCCCACATGACATCTGGCGGGGTGCTGCGTGAGACTCGGGCCAGATCCGGCCCACGTGCCTGCGGTTACTGTATCTGAGGCTCCAGAGActagcactgctgctgctgctgctgctgctgttgttgctgtgaaGTGGGCTGTGCTGTAATGCAGGGGCGGGGGAGACTGCAGCGAGAGGagtgtgggggggagagagagaggtgagagaagaggagcggagaggagacgagacgagacaagACGAGATGATAGCACGAGAGAATAACAGAGCAAACCGGACGAAGAGGAGATTCGTAACAGCAGTGAGAATGAGATAAGCTCagctacacctacagtacatagacaCCAGCCCCACTATAGCCCCTGAagcatcctcctcctctagcCTATACATAATTAACACGCTGGGGAAAGGCGGTTTTTACTCCTTCAATAATTCATTCTCAAAGATGCCTGTGAAATGACTCCTCcacgtgtgttttgtgtgtattatTCTCATTGTGGCAGAGCAGAGATCGCCCATCGATGGGCCCTTGTGGTGATCTATCCTTTTCACTCGTCAAGGTTGTCGAGTTAAGCTCTGTCCCTTCAACGCCATCATTCTAAGTCATTCTCGAAGGTTCCCTTGTGAGAACACAATCCCTGCAACAAACgcagggaaaaaagaaaaaccctcGCATGCATGTGGTACGGTAACGGTCCGCGTTGATACGACTCTGAGTTTCCATGGTGATCGCGCACTCTCCTCACGGCTGGCTCTGCAGTCGGGGCCGGATGCAGGGTGCGCGCGCTGCGAGGAGCCGGGATCCATATTCATGAGGAGGTCTCAGTGTGGGAGTCATGATCGAGAGGCAGCTCCGCCGCTTCTACTTCAAAGAACAGGGTCAGCGTATGCATTATGCTGCTCAAATCCCTGTTGGCAGGCGGAGAGACACAGGGGACATGCTGGGCCCGCTGCAGAGGCTTGCCTACT from Sardina pilchardus chromosome 2, fSarPil1.1, whole genome shotgun sequence includes the following:
- the abhd8a gene encoding LOW QUALITY PROTEIN: protein ABHD8 (The sequence of the model RefSeq protein was modified relative to this genomic sequence to represent the inferred CDS: deleted 1 base in 1 codon); its protein translation is MLTSITDGILCCLTGKTGSGVVLPVESSGCTDGFEFVEVKPGRVLRIRHIIPERPPKPDPEPIQDREPNRDQEPEQEQKSELGQDQGKGTVHCKRKITVYRNGQLVIENLGDVLHSEILQCQNGDVEPCTTLEVELADYNSATAATTPEPKPTPLPPPASAANGSSAGGPPKPAPPPRRKRRKPKRTVMIDAQRKISSCKGTDADVALFFVHGVGGSLDIWGSQLDFFSRLGYEVIAPDLAGHGASTAPQIAAAYTFSVLAEDLRAIFKRYARKRNILIGHSYGVSFCTFLAHEYPEQVHKVVMINGGGPTALEPSLCSIFQLPSCVLHCLSPCLAWSFLKAGFARQGAKEKQLLKEGNAFNVSPFVLRAMMSGQYWPEGDEVYHAELTVPILLVHGMYDKFVPMDEDQRMAEILLFAFLKVIEEGSHMVMMECPETVNTLLHEFFLWEPDTSKKTRPRPEPSPPARPPRPMTQHRPPKAAGL